The Mesorhizobium sp. AR10 genome includes the window GCGCGCCTTTTCGCAATGGCGGAGCTCCTGGCTGTCGCGCGAAGGCGTTGCGTCGGTGGCCACTTTCGTTCCGGCGGGGCTGTTTGCCATCGGCTGGGTACTGCTCGGCCGCACCAACGGCTGGGTGGCCATTGCAGGGGTGCTGGCCGCTATCGGCGCGGTCGTCACCGTCTGCACGACCGGGATGATCTATGCGTCGCTAAAGCCGATCGCCCAGTGGCACAGCCGCTTCACTCTGCCGGCCTATCTGATCTTTTCGGTGATGACCGGCAGCGTACTTTTGAACGCGCTGCTGCAAGGTTTTGGAATGGCCTCGAACATCCTTCTGATAGCTTGCGTGCTACTGACCCTGTTCGGCTGGGGCTGGAAGCTGGCGACCTGGCGATACAATGACAGGCTGGAGATCCCGACAACCGCCAACACCGCCACCGGGCTGGCCGGCGGCTCGGTGCAGTCGCTGGAATGGCCGCATACCGAGGAAAACTATCTGCTCAAGGAAATGGGCTTTCGCATCGCGCGCAAGCACAGCGCGAGGCTGCGCCAGATCACACAAATCCTGACTTTCGCCCTGCCCGCCGCGCTGCTGATAGCCGCGTTCGCTTTGCCTTGGCCTTATGCGACGGTGCTGTCGGGCCTCGCCGCCATCGGCCAGTTTGCCGGCATGCTGGTCGAGCGCTGGCTGTTCTTCGCAGAGGCGAAGCACACAGTCACTCTCTATTACGGCAGATAGGACTGCTCAGCCGGACCGCAGCATCGAGTGTGATATCGCAAAAATGCGCTCAGTGCCGAGCATGTAGGCCATCAGCGTTTCCAGACGGAACAGCCCGTCATAGGCGCGGTCGAGCACATTGAGCGAGCCGGTGTAGGAGCCGAAGGCCGGCATGATCATGCGGCCGCCATCGCCGGCAAAGCAGCGCCGCCGCACCGAGCGGCCGCGCTGGACGATGCGGGCGCAAGGGTGCAGATGGCCAGCGACCTCGCCCTCCACTCTCACCGCCGAAGGCTCGTGCCGAAACAGCAGAGAGCCGATGGCCAGTTCGCGCACGGTGTCGCCGGGCAGATCGGCCGGCGCTTCCGGATCATGGTTGCCGGCGACCCAGAACCAGTCACGGCCAGCCATCAGCGCTTGCAGTCGCTCGCGGAAGCTCGAATGCATGCGTTCGGCGCCGCCGCCATCATGAAACGAGTCACCCAGGCTGATGACGATGGCCGGCTGATATTCGGCAATCACTGCCTGGAGCCGCAGCAACGTCGCGCCGGTGTCGTAAGGCGGGATCAGCGTGCCGCGCCTGGCGATCGAGGAACCCTTTTCCAGATGCAGGTCGGACACAGCCAGAAGCCGAAGCTCGGGAAAGTAGAGGACGCCGCGCGGATCGCAGACGGCACGCTCGCCGGCGATGCCGACCATTTCGGCTTCGGCTACCAGCGATGCGCGCGCCAGCGAAAAATTCATCGCGAAATCAGACTCATCTTTGGCCCATCGCCTCCTCGACCAGATCGGCGGCTTCCATTAACAGCGACTCGTTGGCGCCACCATTCACCGATTCCTTGCCGATCTCCAGCATGATCGGCACCGCCAGCGGCGAGATCTGTTCGAGATGCTTATGCATGATTCGACCGCGGATGCGCGAGAGCATCTCGGCAAGTCTGCTGACATCGAGCAGTCCCGCCGACGCATCCGTGCGCGTCGCCTGCAGCAGGATATGGTCCGGCTCGTGGCTGCGCAGCACGTCGTAGATCAGGTCGGCCGACACGGTCACCTGCCGGCCGCTCTTCTCCTGTCCGGGAAACCGTTTCTCGATCAGCCCGGCGATCACCGCGCAGGTGCGGAAGGTACGCTTCAGCATCCAGCTGTCGTTCAGCCAGGCTTCGAGATCGTCGCCAAGCATATCCTCATCGAATAACGCGCTGAGCGACGGCTTCTTCGCCTTGAACAGCGCCGCCATGTCGTCCAGCGCCCACACGGCCAGCGAATAGTCGGTAGCGACGAAGCCGAGTGGCCGGGCGTCTACCCGCTCCAGCCGCCGCGTCAGCAGCATGCCGAGCGTCTGGTGCGCGAGGCGGCCCTCGAACGGGTAGGCGACCATGTAGTGCCGGTTGCCGCGTGGAAACGTCTCGACCAGAAGATCGCCGCGCTTCGGCAGCACCGACTTTTCTTTCTGCAGGCGCAGCCAGTCGGCGACCTGTTCCGGCAGCGCCTGCCAGCGGTCGGAATCTGCCAGCATGCCGCGCACCTGGTCGGCCAGATAGGTCGACAGCGGAAACTTGCCGCCGGCATAGGACGGTACGATGATGTTGGCGCCGGCGCCGTTGGAGACGACGCATTCGTTCTCGCGGATGCCCTCGAAGCGCAGCACCTTGCCGGCGAACAGGAAATTGTCGCCGGGCCGCAGTGTTTCGGCAAAATACTCCTCGACCTTGCCGAGCACCGGCCCGCCGCGTCCGACAAGACCCCGCCCCTGCCTGACATAGCGTACGTTCAGCTCCGGCATCTCGACGATGGTGCCGACGTTCAGCCGGTATTGCTGCGCAATGCGCGGATGCGAGACGCGCCATAACCCGTCATTCGTCTTTCTAATGCGGGCATAGCGCTCGTAGTTTTTCAGCGCGTAACCGCCGGTGGCAACGAAATCGACGACACGGTCGAAGGTTTCCCGCTCCAGCCCGGCGTAAGGCGCGGCACTGCGCACCTCCTCGAACAGGAGATCGGCCTGGAAGGGCGCACCACAGGCGACGCCCAGCACGTGTTGCGACAGCACATCGAGCGCGCCGTTGATCAGCGGCGGCGTGTCCTGCGCACCAAGATAATTTGCATCGAGCGCTGCCCGGCATTCCAGCACCTCGAAGCGGTTGGCCGGAATCAGGATCGCCTTGGACGGCTCGTCCATGCGGTGATTGGCGCGGCCGATGCGCTGCGCCAGCCGGCTGGCGCCCTTCGGCGCGCCGACATGCACGACCAGATCGACATCGCCCCAGTCGATACCGAGATCGAGTGTCGAGGTGGCGACGATGGCGCGCAGCGCATTCTCGCCCATTGCCTTTTCGACCCGCCGACGCTGGCCGACATCGAGCGAGCCGTGATGCAGCGCGATCGGCAGCGAGTCCTCATTCGCCCGCCACAGTTCCTGGAACAGCAGTTCGGCCTGGCTGCGCGTGTTGACGAACAGCAGCGTCGTGCGATGGCGCTTGATCGCTTCATAGATTTCGGGAATGGCGTAGCGCGCCGAATGTCCCGACCACGGCACACGCTCCTGCGAATCGAGAATGGAGATATCGGGCTTGGCGCCGCCGGTAACGGTGATCAACCCGGCCATGGTGCCCGGCGGGTTCTGGCTGACCAGCCAGCGCCGCAATTCGTCGGGTTCTGCCACTGTGGCGGAAAGTCCAATCGTCTGCAGGCCGGGGACGATGCTGCGCAGCCGCGCCAGCCCCAGCGCCAGCAGATGTCCACGCTTCGAGATCACCAGCGAATGCAATTCGTCGAACACGACGTAGCGCAGATCCTCGAAGAAGCGCCTTGCGTCGGGCGCTGCAATCAGCAGCGCCAGTTGCTCGGGTGTGGTCAGCAGGATGTCGGGCGGCACCAGCTTCTGCCGCTGGCGCTTGTGCGAAGGCGTGTCGCCGGTGCGCGTTTCGATCGCAACAGGCAGCCCGATCTCTTCCACCGGCTTGCCGAGATTGCGCTCAATGTCGACGGCCAGCGCCTTCAGCGGCGAGATGTAGAGCGTGTGGATGCCGTGATGCGCCTGCCCGGGCTTTCGCTTTGGCCGACCGGCCAGTTCAGTCAACGAGGGCATGAACCCGGCCAGCGTCTTGCCGGCGCCGGTGGGCGCGATCAGCAGCACCGACTGCCCGGCTTGAGCCCTTGCCAGCAATTCGATCTGATGGGCGCGTGGCGACCAGCCTTTTTCCCCAAACCATTTGATGAATGGTTCGGGCAGGGCCACAGTGGCATTCTGTTCGGCAAGGCGCGGCTGCTCTGTCACCCGCCAGAGGTACCGCGACGGCACGCAATCGCCAAGCAGAATCGGAACAAAAGGTGATCGAAAAGGTTTACGGCCGCCGAAACCCGGTCGGGCCGCCATAGAGATAGCCGATGCGGGCGACGGCGTCCTTCAGCCCCTCGCGCGACACCAGCATGGTGTGGCCATTGGCGTGGATCATCGTCTCGGCGTCGGTCATGACAGCGACGTGGCCTTTCCAGAACACCAGGTCGCCGCGCCGCAGCCCGGAAAACTCCGGCCCCGGGTCGAGCGGCTCGCCAATAGTCGCGGCCTGCATGTCGGAATCGCGCAGCACGTCCCTGCTGGCCATGCGCATCGCCAATTGAACCAGGCCGGAACAGTCGATACCGAAGCCGGAGGCGCCGCCCCAGAGATAGGGTGTGCCGAGGAACATCTCCGCCACCGCGACATAGTCGGCGGCAGTTTCTGCAACCGGTTGCAGATGGCCAGCGATTAGAGCTTCGCCAGAGGGCAGCAGCGCATAGTGCGTGCCCCGCGTTTCGGCGGCACCGGTCACCATCACCATCGATCCTATCGACAGCTGTCCACTCACCGGGAACCGCAAATCCGGACCGGGGTAAAGGAAGGTGCGCGGCACCGAGACGATATGGGTGGGTGCATGGTCCCGCCCGCCCAGCATGGTATCGGCGACATAGCCGACATAGCCGTCGCGTTCGGCCTGGATCCAGGCCCAGCCTTCGGCAACCTCGA containing:
- the pdeM gene encoding ligase-associated DNA damage response endonuclease PdeM, producing MNFSLARASLVAEAEMVGIAGERAVCDPRGVLYFPELRLLAVSDLHLEKGSSIARRGTLIPPYDTGATLLRLQAVIAEYQPAIVISLGDSFHDGGGAERMHSSFRERLQALMAGRDWFWVAGNHDPEAPADLPGDTVRELAIGSLLFRHEPSAVRVEGEVAGHLHPCARIVQRGRSVRRRCFAGDGGRMIMPAFGSYTGSLNVLDRAYDGLFRLETLMAYMLGTERIFAISHSMLRSG
- a CDS encoding C40 family peptidase; this encodes MTARDARLHAFRSDLADARLKGEVVADRFVAGRPARISASVADVRKAPRPDAGVNTQLLFGDDVLVFEVAEGWAWIQAERDGYVGYVADTMLGGRDHAPTHIVSVPRTFLYPGPDLRFPVSGQLSIGSMVMVTGAAETRGTHYALLPSGEALIAGHLQPVAETAADYVAVAEMFLGTPYLWGGASGFGIDCSGLVQLAMRMASRDVLRDSDMQAATIGEPLDPGPEFSGLRRGDLVFWKGHVAVMTDAETMIHANGHTMLVSREGLKDAVARIGYLYGGPTGFRRP
- a CDS encoding ligase-associated DNA damage response DEXH box helicase translates to MTEQPRLAEQNATVALPEPFIKWFGEKGWSPRAHQIELLARAQAGQSVLLIAPTGAGKTLAGFMPSLTELAGRPKRKPGQAHHGIHTLYISPLKALAVDIERNLGKPVEEIGLPVAIETRTGDTPSHKRQRQKLVPPDILLTTPEQLALLIAAPDARRFFEDLRYVVFDELHSLVISKRGHLLALGLARLRSIVPGLQTIGLSATVAEPDELRRWLVSQNPPGTMAGLITVTGGAKPDISILDSQERVPWSGHSARYAIPEIYEAIKRHRTTLLFVNTRSQAELLFQELWRANEDSLPIALHHGSLDVGQRRRVEKAMGENALRAIVATSTLDLGIDWGDVDLVVHVGAPKGASRLAQRIGRANHRMDEPSKAILIPANRFEVLECRAALDANYLGAQDTPPLINGALDVLSQHVLGVACGAPFQADLLFEEVRSAAPYAGLERETFDRVVDFVATGGYALKNYERYARIRKTNDGLWRVSHPRIAQQYRLNVGTIVEMPELNVRYVRQGRGLVGRGGPVLGKVEEYFAETLRPGDNFLFAGKVLRFEGIRENECVVSNGAGANIIVPSYAGGKFPLSTYLADQVRGMLADSDRWQALPEQVADWLRLQKEKSVLPKRGDLLVETFPRGNRHYMVAYPFEGRLAHQTLGMLLTRRLERVDARPLGFVATDYSLAVWALDDMAALFKAKKPSLSALFDEDMLGDDLEAWLNDSWMLKRTFRTCAVIAGLIEKRFPGQEKSGRQVTVSADLIYDVLRSHEPDHILLQATRTDASAGLLDVSRLAEMLSRIRGRIMHKHLEQISPLAVPIMLEIGKESVNGGANESLLMEAADLVEEAMGQR
- a CDS encoding dimethyl sulfoxide reductase anchor subunit family protein, with translation MHPAFSVVFFTTATGAGYGLLALLGVLAGQGFVPPDFWLGLVGMGLALGLISAGLLSSAGHLGRPERAWRAFSQWRSSWLSREGVASVATFVPAGLFAIGWVLLGRTNGWVAIAGVLAAIGAVVTVCTTGMIYASLKPIAQWHSRFTLPAYLIFSVMTGSVLLNALLQGFGMASNILLIACVLLTLFGWGWKLATWRYNDRLEIPTTANTATGLAGGSVQSLEWPHTEENYLLKEMGFRIARKHSARLRQITQILTFALPAALLIAAFALPWPYATVLSGLAAIGQFAGMLVERWLFFAEAKHTVTLYYGR